In Saccharicrinis fermentans DSM 9555 = JCM 21142, a genomic segment contains:
- the lpdA gene encoding dihydrolipoyl dehydrogenase has translation MYDLAIIGGGPGGYVAAERAGAKGLKVVLIEKKALGGVCLNEGCIPTKTLLYSAKLYDNAFGGVKYGIEAKEVGFDFSKMMSRKQKVVNKLVGGVGAKMKMFKVKTIHDKAIIKGRTQQGIEITTSQEDIIASNLLICTGSEAFIPPIPGLDNLSDVILTNREILQLKQRPASLVIIGGGVIGMEFASFFNSLGAKVTVVEMMDEILGGMDVELSGMLRQMYAKKGIEFNLQSKVTKVDGNHVTFQKDGTVHTVSAEKILVSVGRKPVIEGYGLENLNIELHKGGIKVDEKMRTNIPNVYAAGDVTGFSLLAHTASREGEVVVNNLCGRKDQMRYHAIPAVVYTNPEIAGVGISEEVAKAKGIAYKIAKLPMAYSGRFLAENEGGSGMCKVLVGPKYGEVLGVHMLGNPSSEMIYGACMAIEAELTLKELEEVVFPHPTVSEIFKETVFDFGH, from the coding sequence ATGTATGATTTAGCAATCATTGGTGGAGGGCCTGGTGGATATGTGGCTGCAGAGCGGGCCGGGGCCAAGGGATTAAAAGTAGTTTTAATAGAAAAGAAAGCGTTGGGTGGTGTCTGTTTAAATGAAGGGTGTATACCTACCAAAACATTGTTATATAGTGCCAAGCTTTATGATAATGCTTTTGGGGGAGTCAAATATGGCATTGAGGCCAAAGAGGTAGGCTTTGATTTTTCGAAAATGATGAGTCGAAAACAGAAAGTGGTGAATAAGTTGGTGGGGGGTGTTGGCGCCAAGATGAAAATGTTTAAGGTGAAAACCATTCATGACAAAGCTATTATCAAAGGTCGTACGCAACAGGGCATTGAAATTACTACTTCTCAAGAAGATATAATAGCTTCAAACTTGCTGATATGCACGGGATCGGAGGCTTTTATTCCCCCTATACCCGGATTGGATAACCTAAGTGATGTGATACTTACTAATCGTGAAATATTACAACTGAAACAGAGACCAGCATCTTTGGTGATTATTGGTGGTGGTGTTATTGGGATGGAGTTTGCCAGTTTTTTTAACAGTCTGGGAGCAAAAGTTACCGTGGTGGAGATGATGGATGAGATACTGGGAGGCATGGATGTAGAGTTGAGCGGAATGCTTAGGCAGATGTATGCTAAAAAGGGTATTGAGTTTAATCTACAATCTAAAGTAACTAAGGTAGATGGCAATCATGTCACTTTTCAGAAGGATGGAACTGTACATACTGTTTCTGCTGAAAAAATATTGGTGAGTGTTGGACGTAAACCAGTGATAGAAGGTTATGGTCTTGAAAATTTAAATATTGAATTGCATAAAGGAGGCATAAAGGTAGATGAGAAAATGAGAACGAATATACCCAATGTGTATGCGGCTGGTGACGTAACGGGATTTTCGTTATTAGCGCATACGGCCAGCCGAGAGGGAGAGGTTGTAGTAAATAATTTATGTGGGAGAAAAGACCAAATGCGTTATCATGCTATACCGGCAGTGGTGTATACCAATCCTGAAATTGCAGGAGTGGGTATTAGTGAAGAAGTGGCCAAGGCAAAGGGGATAGCGTATAAAATAGCTAAACTTCCCATGGCATACTCGGGACGTTTTTTGGCCGAAAATGAGGGTGGATCCGGTATGTGTAAGGTATTGGTTGGCCCAAAATATGGTGAGGTCTTAGGTGTGCATATGTTGGGTAATCCATCCAGTGAAATGATCTATGGTGCTTGTATGGCTATTGAGGCTGAACTTACGCTTAAAGAGTTGGAAGAGGTAGTGTTTCCACATCCTACCGTTTCTGAGATATTTAAGGAAACAGTGTTTGATTTTGGACACTAG
- a CDS encoding GntR family transcriptional regulator, giving the protein MINKKGLPPYKVVYEILRKRITDGIYQKGDILPSENELCTTHEVTRPTIRKALDRLVHEGYIRKKQGKGSIVQGQPHGVGILSLSGTTSAIGKENLQTKIIIKPHLEKFEDKAFGFPLQTIEKEVGCYRLERLRIVNNNPVFYDITLIPNINIPRFANRNFENRSLFGIMRKAYQIEVTGGEQKLLAISADEKLQEYFRLKSEQPILRLDRKMETNKEGFFFYSQVYCNTADYGLYGTF; this is encoded by the coding sequence ATGATCAATAAAAAAGGATTACCTCCATACAAAGTGGTATATGAAATATTACGCAAACGCATTACCGATGGCATCTATCAAAAAGGAGATATTCTCCCATCCGAAAACGAACTGTGCACCACCCATGAAGTAACCCGACCAACGATACGTAAAGCGTTAGACAGGCTGGTGCACGAAGGTTACATTAGAAAAAAACAAGGAAAAGGAAGCATTGTACAAGGACAACCGCACGGCGTAGGAATCTTATCACTCTCAGGAACAACTTCAGCCATTGGGAAAGAGAATCTTCAGACAAAAATAATCATTAAGCCACATTTGGAAAAATTTGAAGATAAAGCTTTTGGTTTTCCATTGCAAACGATTGAAAAAGAAGTAGGCTGCTACCGACTAGAACGTCTGCGCATTGTCAACAACAATCCGGTCTTCTACGATATCACACTCATTCCCAACATAAACATCCCGCGTTTTGCCAATAGAAATTTTGAAAACCGCTCCCTATTTGGCATTATGCGCAAAGCCTACCAAATTGAAGTAACCGGAGGAGAGCAAAAGCTATTGGCCATTTCAGCCGACGAAAAACTACAAGAATACTTCAGACTTAAATCAGAACAGCCAATACTCAGGCTCGACCGAAAAATGGAAACCAATAAAGAAGGCTTTTTCTTTTACAGCCAGGTATATTGTAACACAGCCGATTACGGCTTATACGGCACTTTTTGA
- a CDS encoding helix-turn-helix domain-containing protein codes for MDALKKIPDKGDPSDIIQLFPRYNLQLHCCRYWWLQHWEFKELSFPYWRIYHNSYQGAMVMYDGKEYALTPDKVVMIAPNTAYATRMYDHKIPEIGYSLKGGRVSARLAEMKDLSDQYILHLFIHFNIGMPYDNISPGIYIFDLTEHLREKLQIIKRHLNYENARFSFYSSLAIQSLIGDLLAELPEESWDLVTKNHRILEVLNYVEMNVGRELNNQILANRARLATNAFTRLFTEEIGVSPQKYVKRKRIDKACILLHHSNMSIDEVAVKTGFADRYHFSRIFKQLTSIAPAKYRKEYGIK; via the coding sequence ATGGATGCTTTAAAGAAAATACCAGATAAGGGTGATCCGTCTGATATAATACAGTTGTTTCCTCGTTATAATCTACAATTGCATTGTTGCCGGTATTGGTGGTTGCAGCATTGGGAATTTAAAGAGTTGTCATTTCCTTATTGGCGTATATATCATAATAGTTATCAGGGGGCTATGGTGATGTATGATGGTAAGGAATATGCATTAACGCCCGATAAGGTGGTGATGATTGCTCCCAATACAGCTTATGCTACCCGTATGTATGATCATAAAATTCCAGAAATAGGCTATTCTTTGAAGGGGGGGAGGGTGAGCGCTCGTTTGGCGGAAATGAAAGATTTGAGTGATCAGTATATATTGCATCTTTTTATCCATTTTAATATTGGGATGCCTTATGATAATATTTCACCAGGTATTTATATTTTCGACTTAACGGAGCATCTGAGGGAAAAATTGCAGATTATTAAAAGGCATCTGAATTACGAGAATGCACGTTTTAGTTTTTATTCAAGCTTGGCTATTCAATCCTTAATTGGTGATCTGCTGGCTGAGCTGCCCGAAGAAAGTTGGGATTTGGTAACCAAAAATCATCGAATATTGGAGGTGTTAAATTATGTGGAGATGAATGTGGGTAGAGAGTTAAATAATCAGATATTGGCCAATAGGGCGCGATTGGCAACCAATGCTTTTACTCGTTTGTTCACTGAAGAAATAGGTGTGTCTCCTCAAAAATATGTGAAAAGAAAAAGAATTGATAAGGCATGTATTCTATTGCATCACTCTAATATGTCAATCGATGAAGTGGCCGTAAAAACAGGGTTTGCCGATAGATATCATTTTTCCAGAATATTTAAACAGCTTACTAGTATAGCGCCGGCTAAATACCGAAAGGAGTACGGGATAAAATAA
- a CDS encoding dihydrolipoamide acetyltransferase family protein — protein sequence MATVVIMPRQGQSVESCIFTEWYKKVGDEVKKGDMLFAYETDKASFEEEATEEGILLAVFCVEGDEVPVLQNIAVIGMAGESIEEYKPGNTTVLNEGAVEEIPIDNEVVVEEVKEFQSKDVVAGEKVKISPRAKKIADKELVAYEAIVGTGPEGRVIERDIQAYLASRTKMTPLAKEVARAEGLQGERNGSGLAGTVKAVDLTSTNPVYAEDYEIRKLPHIRKLIAKAMHASLQNSAQLTHHLGADARRIMKLRQQVKAKEGAPNITINDMVCLAVIKALKKFPDANAHFLGDSVKYFNKVHLGLAVDTDRGLMVPVIKNADDLSIAGLSRQFKEVAESCRQGSVDPSLLASEAASFTVSNLGNYGVEMFTPVINLPQVAILGVNTIVPRPADLGGGVYGFVPYIGLSLTYDHQALDGGMATRFLKQIAIEVEKMEIDF from the coding sequence ATGGCTACAGTTGTTATAATGCCCCGACAAGGGCAGTCCGTTGAATCCTGCATATTTACCGAATGGTATAAAAAGGTAGGAGACGAAGTTAAAAAAGGCGATATGTTGTTTGCATATGAAACCGATAAGGCATCATTTGAAGAAGAGGCCACCGAAGAAGGTATTCTTTTAGCTGTATTTTGTGTCGAAGGGGATGAAGTTCCTGTTTTGCAAAATATTGCTGTAATAGGTATGGCTGGAGAAAGTATAGAGGAATATAAACCCGGAAATACTACTGTATTAAACGAGGGGGCAGTGGAGGAAATTCCTATTGATAATGAGGTGGTTGTTGAAGAGGTAAAGGAGTTTCAAAGTAAAGATGTTGTTGCAGGTGAAAAGGTGAAGATTTCTCCCCGTGCAAAAAAAATAGCAGATAAAGAGCTTGTTGCATATGAAGCAATTGTAGGAACAGGTCCGGAAGGCCGGGTGATAGAGAGGGATATACAAGCCTATTTGGCGTCTCGGACTAAAATGACACCGTTGGCAAAAGAAGTGGCTAGAGCGGAAGGTTTACAAGGGGAAAGGAACGGATCGGGGTTGGCCGGTACGGTGAAAGCGGTGGATTTGACTTCTACCAATCCTGTGTATGCCGAAGATTATGAGATTAGGAAATTACCACATATACGTAAGTTGATTGCAAAAGCCATGCATGCTTCCTTGCAAAATTCAGCGCAACTCACGCATCATTTAGGTGCAGATGCACGTCGCATTATGAAACTTAGACAACAAGTAAAAGCCAAGGAAGGGGCGCCTAATATTACCATTAATGATATGGTATGTCTGGCTGTTATCAAGGCTCTAAAGAAGTTTCCTGATGCCAACGCACATTTTTTAGGTGATAGTGTGAAGTATTTTAATAAAGTCCACTTGGGCTTGGCTGTAGATACAGATCGTGGATTGATGGTGCCGGTGATTAAGAATGCTGATGATTTATCTATTGCGGGTCTTTCGCGACAGTTTAAGGAAGTAGCAGAGTCCTGTCGACAGGGAAGTGTAGATCCATCATTATTGGCGTCTGAAGCTGCCTCGTTTACCGTTTCTAACTTAGGAAATTATGGAGTGGAAATGTTTACTCCGGTTATTAATCTGCCTCAAGTCGCGATACTGGGTGTTAATACTATCGTTCCACGACCTGCAGATTTAGGTGGAGGTGTTTATGGTTTTGTTCCTTACATTGGATTAAGTCTTACTTATGATCATCAAGCATTAGATGGAGGAATGGCTACTCGTTTTTTAAAACAAATAGCCATAGAAGTAGAGAAAATGGAAATAGATTTTTGA